One window from the genome of Chiloscyllium plagiosum isolate BGI_BamShark_2017 chromosome 31, ASM401019v2, whole genome shotgun sequence encodes:
- the LOC122565534 gene encoding lipoprotein lipase-like, with protein sequence MAAGESSIEHHSNHIEDLNSIKTKFSLRRAWKPNEDSCYIIPGQESSLSKCNFNSTSKTILIVHGWSVSGLFESWIEKLVTALYHREPDANVLVVDWLNRAHQHYPIAAQNTVLVGQDISKLIDWLENVKQIPLDKVHLIGYSLGAHVAGIAGSHTANKIGRITGLDPAGPVFEGTHAHGRLSPDDATFVDVLHTFTRESLGISIGIRQPIGHVDIYPNGGSFQPGCDLQKAVNNIVTFGIFAFSEAVKCEHQRSIHLFIDSLLYEEQPCQAYRCNNHKSFRKGMCLNCRKNRCNTLGYNVKRVSSKRSTKMFLKTRASMPFRVYHYQLKIHFSSTVNDFDIDPTLSVSLHGTNNDVNDLPIEIVEMFAPNKTHSFLVVTEVDVGELLLMKFKWETALTWGSLWKRMRSSITFYKLSLWAPSVISNFDIHVERIRVKSGESQKK encoded by the exons ATggctgctggag AGAGCAGTATCGAACACCACAGTAACCATATTGAAGATCTGAACTCCATTAAAACCAAGTTCTCTCTGCGGCGTGCGTGGAAACCAAACGAGGACTCGTGTTATATCATCCCAGGACAGGAGAGCTCTCTGAGCAAGTGCAACTTCAACAGCACCAGCAAGACTATCTTAATTGTCCACGGCTGGAGT GTGAGTGGATTGTTTGAGAGCTGGATTGAAAAATTAGTTACCGCTCTGTACCACCGAGAGCCTGACGCCAATGTCCTTGTTGTGGATTGGCTCAATCGTGCCCACCAGCATTACCCAATAGCAGCCCAGAATACTGTGCTGGTTGGTCAAGACATTAGCAAGCTGATTGATTGGCTGGAG AACGTAAAACAGATTCCTCTCGACAAGGTGCACCTGATTGGATACAGCCTCGGGGCTCATGTGGCTGGCATTGCAGGGAGTCACACAGCCAATAAGATCGGCCGGATTACAG GACTGGACCCGGCTGGGCCAGTATTTGAAGGAACCCACGCTCATGGACGGCTTTCTCCCGATGATGCCACTTTTGTCGATGTTCTCCACACCTTCACCCGGGAATCTCTGGGAATCAGCATCGGGATCCGGCAACCGATTGGACACGTTGACATCTATCCGAACGGAGGGAGTTTCCAGCCTGGTTGTGACTTGCAGAAGGCCGTGAACAACATTGTCACGTTTGGCATCTTTG CGTTTTCGGAAGCTGTAAAGTGTGAACATCAGCGATCAATCCACCTGTTCATCGATTCCCTGCTGTACGAGGAACAGCCCTGCCAAGCCTATCGCTGTAACAATCACAAGTCCTTCAGGAAAGGCATGTGCCTGAACTGCCGCAAGAATCGCTGCAACACACTGGGCTACAATGTCAAGCGGGTCTCCAGTAAGAGGAGCACCAAGATGTTCTTGAAGACACGGGCCAGCATGCCTTTCCGAG TGTATCATTACCAGCTGAAGATCCACTTCTCCAGCACGGTCAATGACTTTGACATTGACCCCACCCTCTCTGTGTCTCTTCACGGGACTAACAATGACGTGAATGATCTTCCCATTGAGAT CGTGGAGATGTTTGCCCCCAACAAGACCCATTCGTTCCTGGTGGTGACCGAGGTGGACGTCGGAGAGCTGTTGCTAATGAAGTTTAAGTGGGAGACCGCGTTAACCTGGGGGTCGCTGTGGAAAAGGATGCGGAGTTCCATCACTTTTTACAAACTTTCGCTGTGGGCCCCCTCCGTCATTTCCAACTTCGACATCCACGTGGAAAGGATCCGGGTGAAGTCTGGAGAATCTCAAAAAAAGTAA